The Neodiprion virginianus isolate iyNeoVirg1 chromosome 5, iyNeoVirg1.1, whole genome shotgun sequence genome contains a region encoding:
- the LOC124305371 gene encoding uncharacterized protein LOC124305371 → MADRGEKLRSSTESRRSLENARKDLIGILGELEKIGLPTRANLHLRAYTRLRKAKFCFKKKHAFFAAVLTMLFIRYAKDDLMPTRREKCIIDMPSSVHQVFRPPQDCSMCLGIQQVDKVTKIDPALFELRYAYSGQPVVVTDATTNWTAPKVFSFAFFKSLYEGQEADCQFFPYKTEFKSLREVFNMSTSRALQLAGTKPWYIGWSNCDGEIGATLREHYDIPYFLPETAETEKTDWIFMGSSGYGAHMHVDDVKHPSWQAQLKGEKLWILEPPRECHYTCNRMTVTVEPGEIIVLDTNRWYHQTRIVSEEVSITIGAEYD, encoded by the exons ATGGCGGACAGAGGTGAGAAGCTGCGGTCCTCGACGGAGTCGCGACGCTCCTTGGAGAACGCGAGGAAAGATTTGATCGGGATCCTCGGTGAACTGGAAAAAATCGGTCTGCCAACACGAGCCAACTTACATCTCCGGGCTTACACTCGCCTCCGGAAGGCaaagttttgttttaaaaaaaagcacgCTTTCTTCGCGGCTGTTTTAACAATGCTGTTCATTCGATACGCTAAGGATGATTTGATGCCTACGCGACGTGAGAAG TGCATCATCGATATGCCGTCCTCGGTTCACCAAGTATTCAGACCGCCGCAGGATTGCTCGATGTGTTTGGGGATTCAACAGGTTGATAAAGTGACTAAAATCGATCCGGCGCTCTTCGAACTTCG atACGCTTATTCCGGCCAACCGGTTGTCGTCACTGATGCAACGACTAACTGGACAGCGCCCAAGGTGTTTTCGTTCGCCTTCTTCAAGTCGCTGTACGAAGGACAGGAAGCAGACTGTCAGTTTTTTCCGTACAAAACCGAGTTCAAAAGTCTTCGAGAAGTGTTCAACATGAGCACCAGTCGGGCCCTTCAATTGGCTGGAACAAAGCCGTGGTACATCGGATG GAGTAACTGCGACGGGGAGATCGGAGCGACGTTGAGGGAACATTACGATATTCCTTACTTTTTACCGGAAACTGCAGAGACTGAAAAAACTGATTGGATCTTTATGGGGAGTTCCGGATATGGGGCTCACATGCAT GTCGACGACGTCAAACATCCTTCTTGGCAGGCTCAACTCAAAGGTGAAAAACTCTGGATACTCGAACCACCGAGGGAGTGTCACTACACCTGTAACCGAATGACGGTCACCGTTGAACCCGGGGAAATAA TTGTTCTGGACACCAATCGATGGTACCATCAGACCAGGATCGTGTCCGAAGAAGTGAGCATCACGATTGGCGCCGAGTACGATTGA